One stretch of Hydrogenovibrio kuenenii DSM 12350 DNA includes these proteins:
- the pyk gene encoding pyruvate kinase, whose protein sequence is MSSGLRRTKIVATLGPATDREGELEKMIKAGVDVVRINMSHGNPQEHIERANNVREIAAKLDREVGVLVDLQGPKIRIARFAEGAVFLDPGAKFALDNNVDPHQGNKNEVGLTYKSLPYDVKPGNRLLLDDGRLVLDVDAVEGERVFTTVVVGGKLSNNKGINLLGGGLSASALTDKDKEDILTAAEIKADYLALSFPRSADDVEYCRSLAEKAGLHCSIVSKIERAEAVNDDFTLDSIILASDVIMIARGDLGVEVGDAQLPALQKKMIKRARQLNRVTITATQMMETMIENAIPTRAEVFDVANAVMDGTDAVMLSGETATGHSPSLVIETMSNIAHEAEKSRTVRSSTHRMDESFTAVDETVAMAAMYAANHFDVKCIATLTESGNTPLLMSRISSGIPIIALTPHIETRRKVTLYRGVYPTSVDYTGMTDEEVQQNILQELATKGTAKSGDLVILTRGQARGEMGGTNQMEIVKVP, encoded by the coding sequence ATGTCATCTGGATTAAGACGTACCAAAATCGTTGCTACTTTAGGGCCTGCTACAGACAGAGAAGGCGAGCTAGAGAAGATGATTAAAGCTGGTGTGGATGTTGTGCGTATCAACATGTCACATGGTAATCCTCAAGAGCACATCGAAAGAGCAAATAATGTCCGTGAAATAGCGGCTAAGCTAGACAGAGAAGTTGGTGTGCTTGTTGATTTGCAAGGACCAAAAATTCGTATTGCACGTTTTGCTGAGGGAGCTGTATTTTTAGATCCTGGCGCTAAGTTTGCATTGGACAATAATGTTGACCCTCACCAAGGTAACAAAAACGAAGTTGGTTTGACTTATAAGAGTCTGCCGTACGATGTTAAGCCTGGAAACCGTCTGCTATTGGATGATGGACGTCTTGTTTTGGATGTTGATGCGGTTGAAGGTGAGCGCGTTTTCACTACTGTTGTTGTCGGTGGTAAGCTTTCTAACAACAAAGGGATTAACCTTTTAGGTGGTGGTTTGTCGGCATCTGCACTTACAGATAAAGATAAAGAAGATATTTTGACAGCTGCGGAAATCAAAGCAGATTATCTAGCATTGTCTTTCCCACGCTCTGCCGATGATGTTGAATATTGTAGAAGCCTAGCGGAAAAAGCGGGCTTACATTGCAGTATCGTTTCTAAGATTGAACGTGCTGAAGCCGTAAACGACGACTTTACGTTGGATAGTATTATCCTGGCTTCTGACGTTATCATGATTGCACGTGGTGACTTAGGTGTTGAAGTGGGTGATGCTCAGCTACCTGCACTGCAGAAGAAAATGATTAAACGCGCACGTCAATTAAATCGTGTCACCATCACAGCAACGCAAATGATGGAAACGATGATTGAAAATGCTATTCCGACTCGTGCGGAAGTATTTGACGTTGCCAACGCTGTTATGGATGGTACGGATGCCGTGATGTTGTCTGGTGAAACGGCAACAGGTCACTCACCTAGTTTGGTTATTGAAACCATGTCCAATATCGCACATGAAGCTGAGAAGAGTCGTACAGTGCGTTCATCTACTCACCGAATGGATGAGTCGTTTACAGCAGTTGATGAAACTGTTGCGATGGCAGCTATGTATGCAGCAAACCATTTTGATGTTAAGTGTATAGCAACCCTAACGGAATCAGGTAATACGCCATTATTGATGTCTCGTATTAGTTCTGGTATTCCGATTATTGCGCTAACACCGCATATTGAAACACGTAGAAAAGTAACTTTGTATCGTGGTGTTTACCCAACAAGTGTTGACTATACCGGTATGACGGATGAAGAAGTTCAGCAAAATATTTTGCAAGAACTGGCTACTAAAGGAACGGCAAAATCGGGTGATTTGGTGATTCTGACGCGTGGGCAGGCCCGTGGTGAAATGGGTGGTACAAACCAAATGGAAATTGTAAAAGTTCCTTAA
- the fba gene encoding class II fructose-bisphosphate aldolase (catalyzes the reversible aldol condensation of dihydroxyacetonephosphate and glyceraldehyde 3-phosphate in the Calvin cycle, glycolysis, and/or gluconeogenesis) yields MAMITLRELMDYAAENSFGMPAFNVNNMEQVRAIMRAADACDSPVILQGSAGARKYAGEPMLRHMIEAATEMYPHIPVVMHQDHGSDVGVCLRAIQSGFTSVMMDGSLESDMKTPASYEYNAGITAEVVKIAHAGGVSVEGELGCLGSLETGKMGEEDGHGSDEELDHSMLLTDPEEAAQFVKDTNVDALAVAVGTSHGAYKFTSKPSDDVLKIDQIAKIHKRIPDTHIVMHGSSSVPEEWLEIINNYGGDMGQTYGVPVEAIVEGIKHGVRKVNIDTDLRMASTGAIRKHLHDNPANFDPRKFFNAAENAMLEICKARFEAFGCAGHASKIKSVGLEEMQARYASGSLDQRIN; encoded by the coding sequence ATGGCGATGATTACACTTCGTGAATTGATGGACTACGCAGCAGAAAACAGTTTTGGTATGCCTGCGTTTAACGTAAACAACATGGAACAAGTTCGCGCAATTATGCGTGCTGCAGATGCTTGTGATTCTCCAGTTATCCTTCAAGGTTCTGCTGGTGCACGTAAGTACGCTGGTGAGCCAATGCTTCGTCACATGATTGAAGCTGCGACTGAAATGTATCCTCATATTCCAGTTGTTATGCATCAGGATCACGGTTCAGATGTGGGTGTATGTTTGCGTGCAATCCAATCTGGTTTCACTTCAGTCATGATGGATGGTTCTTTGGAATCAGATATGAAGACTCCTGCATCTTACGAATATAACGCTGGCATCACTGCTGAAGTTGTTAAGATCGCTCACGCTGGTGGTGTTTCTGTTGAAGGTGAGCTAGGGTGCCTTGGTTCTCTAGAAACTGGTAAGATGGGTGAAGAAGATGGTCACGGTTCTGATGAAGAACTAGATCACTCAATGCTATTGACTGACCCTGAAGAAGCGGCTCAGTTCGTTAAAGACACTAACGTTGATGCACTAGCTGTTGCGGTTGGTACTTCTCACGGTGCTTACAAGTTCACTTCTAAGCCTTCTGATGATGTTCTTAAAATCGACCAGATCGCTAAAATCCACAAACGTATTCCTGATACTCACATCGTAATGCACGGTTCTTCTTCTGTTCCAGAAGAGTGGTTGGAAATCATCAACAACTACGGTGGTGATATGGGTCAAACTTATGGTGTACCTGTTGAAGCAATCGTTGAAGGTATCAAGCACGGTGTTCGTAAAGTTAACATCGATACTGACTTGCGTATGGCATCTACTGGTGCAATCCGTAAGCACTTACATGACAACCCAGCTAACTTTGACCCACGTAAGTTCTTCAACGCTGCTGAAAATGCAATGTTGGAAATCTGTAAAGCTCGTTTTGAAGCTTTCGGATGTGCTGGTCATGCTTCTAAGATCAAGTCTGTTGGTCTTGAAGAAATGCAAGCACGTTATGCTTCTGGTTCTTTGGATCAGCGCATTAACTAA
- the bioD gene encoding dethiobiotin synthase, which yields MTSQSNNKGFFITGTDTEIGKTFVTGSIGHTLHQANIAATPRKPVASGCITQADGSLISEDALFLQSSFKTPDSLEQICPYLFEQAVSPKLAMELNNSPLSISDLAVNCRITNNDDIVFVEGAGGFYSPLAMDGLNADLAVMLGHPVILVVGDRLGCINHALLTIEAIQNRGLKLAAVVINQLHPSKQFTQGLENLVSVPIFSCPHSESGKPATLPNELVELLVSA from the coding sequence ATGACAAGCCAATCAAATAACAAAGGTTTTTTTATTACCGGTACGGATACCGAAATTGGAAAAACCTTTGTTACAGGTTCTATTGGGCATACACTCCACCAAGCCAATATTGCTGCAACACCTCGCAAACCTGTTGCATCAGGATGTATCACCCAGGCTGACGGCTCCTTGATTTCTGAAGATGCACTTTTTTTGCAGTCGTCTTTTAAAACCCCTGACAGTTTAGAACAAATCTGCCCTTACCTTTTCGAGCAAGCAGTCTCTCCAAAACTGGCTATGGAGCTTAACAATTCTCCTCTTAGCATTTCTGATCTTGCAGTAAACTGTCGCATAACTAATAACGATGACATTGTTTTTGTGGAAGGTGCTGGTGGCTTTTATTCCCCCCTAGCAATGGACGGACTTAATGCAGATTTAGCCGTTATGTTAGGACACCCGGTTATTCTGGTCGTTGGGGATCGTTTAGGGTGCATCAATCATGCATTACTAACGATTGAAGCAATTCAAAATAGAGGTCTTAAGTTAGCTGCGGTAGTTATCAACCAACTACATCCAAGCAAACAGTTTACGCAAGGCTTAGAGAACCTAGTAAGCGTACCGATATTCTCCTGCCCTCACTCAGAATCAGGAAAACCTGCAACACTTCCTAATGAACTGGTAGAACTGTTAGTCAGCGCTTGA
- a CDS encoding phosphoribosylaminoimidazolesuccinocarboxamide synthase, with amino-acid sequence MKSLYESQLTSLPLINKGKVRDLYDVDDKHLLIVTTDRISAFDVVLPTPIPGKGRVLTDTAIFWMKKAIDILPNQLADDINIADILTPDELEQLQGRGMIVKKLKPLPVEAIVRGYLVGSGWKEYKKNQTVCGISLPEGLQKAEKLPEPLFTPSTKAEIGDHDENISYDEVVKLIGAEKAKKVKDYSLALYKMASEFAAERGIIIADTKFEFGEDENGVIHLIDEALTPDSSRFWPAKTYQVGKNPDSFDKQYIRDYLESLDWDKTAPGPELPEEVVDMTLLKYQEAQSRLMENS; translated from the coding sequence ATGAAATCTTTGTATGAATCCCAACTTACCAGCCTTCCTTTAATCAATAAGGGCAAAGTCCGTGACTTATACGACGTAGATGACAAACACTTGCTGATTGTTACAACTGACCGTATTTCTGCGTTTGACGTCGTGCTTCCTACACCGATTCCTGGAAAAGGCCGCGTACTGACCGACACCGCTATCTTTTGGATGAAGAAGGCAATCGACATCCTTCCAAACCAACTGGCAGATGATATCAATATTGCAGACATCCTAACGCCTGATGAGCTTGAACAACTTCAAGGGCGTGGCATGATTGTTAAAAAGCTTAAACCATTGCCAGTAGAAGCCATTGTTCGTGGCTACCTAGTTGGCTCTGGCTGGAAAGAATATAAAAAGAACCAGACTGTTTGCGGCATTTCCCTACCAGAAGGGCTACAAAAAGCCGAGAAACTACCGGAACCACTTTTTACCCCATCAACTAAAGCCGAAATTGGCGACCATGATGAAAACATCTCTTATGATGAAGTCGTTAAACTGATTGGTGCCGAGAAAGCTAAGAAAGTAAAAGACTACAGCTTAGCGCTTTACAAGATGGCATCTGAATTTGCAGCAGAACGAGGCATCATCATCGCTGATACAAAGTTTGAATTTGGTGAAGATGAGAATGGTGTTATCCACTTAATTGATGAAGCTTTAACACCTGATAGTTCTCGTTTCTGGCCTGCAAAGACTTATCAAGTCGGCAAAAATCCCGATAGCTTTGATAAGCAATATATTCGAGATTACCTTGAGTCATTAGATTGGGACAAAACAGCTCCTGGCCCAGAACTTCCAGAAGAAGTCGTTGATATGACCCTACTAAAATATCAAGAAGCGCAATCACGCTTAATGGAAAACTCATAA
- a CDS encoding phosphate-starvation-inducible protein PsiE has protein sequence MEHYPGLKAVKRGIRMTEVIGLIIIAIATVIAGANEVISMVQAMKVTLADLLLMFLYLEVLAMVAIYLDSGKLPIRFPLYIAIIALARYLILDMKNLGSMEIIAISGTMVLIALTVIIIRYGHLKLPYDDRSNLERSLMNESKVKDTDQEATK, from the coding sequence ATGGAACATTATCCTGGTCTAAAAGCGGTTAAACGCGGCATTCGAATGACTGAGGTCATCGGCCTAATCATCATCGCAATTGCAACAGTAATTGCCGGTGCTAATGAAGTCATCAGCATGGTACAGGCAATGAAAGTCACTCTTGCCGATTTGCTTTTAATGTTTTTGTACTTAGAAGTTTTGGCAATGGTCGCCATTTACTTGGATTCAGGAAAGCTACCGATCCGATTCCCGCTTTATATTGCGATCATCGCTTTGGCTCGTTACCTTATCCTTGATATGAAAAATCTGGGTAGCATGGAAATTATTGCTATCTCTGGCACAATGGTCTTAATTGCCCTTACCGTTATTATTATTCGTTATGGTCATTTAAAACTTCCATACGACGACCGTAGCAATTTAGAGCGTAGCCTTATGAATGAAAGCAAAGTAAAAGACACTGATCAGGAAGCGACAAAATGA
- the rpe gene encoding ribulose-phosphate 3-epimerase: MAKKENWIAPSILSADFAQLGKDVKDVITAGADVVHFDVMDNHYVPNLTIGPLVCESLKNFMVREDVKAPIDVHLMVKPVDQLIGDFASAGADYITFHPEASEHIDRSLQLIKGEGCKAGLVFNPATPLSYLEHVLDKIDMILIMSVNPGFGGQAFIPQALEKLRAARKLIDESGRDIRLEIDGGVKVENIAEVAAAGCDTFVSGSGIFGKANASDANRYDTVIAQMREELAKA; the protein is encoded by the coding sequence ATGGCTAAAAAAGAAAACTGGATCGCCCCTTCTATTTTGTCAGCAGACTTTGCGCAATTGGGTAAAGATGTAAAAGACGTTATCACAGCAGGTGCGGATGTTGTTCATTTTGATGTAATGGATAACCACTATGTACCTAACTTAACGATTGGGCCATTGGTTTGTGAATCCTTGAAAAACTTCATGGTTCGTGAAGACGTAAAAGCGCCAATCGATGTGCATTTGATGGTGAAGCCAGTTGATCAGTTGATTGGCGATTTTGCTTCTGCTGGTGCGGATTATATTACTTTCCACCCAGAAGCTTCCGAGCACATTGATCGTTCTTTGCAGTTGATCAAAGGTGAAGGTTGTAAAGCTGGTTTGGTATTTAACCCAGCAACCCCTTTGAGCTATCTTGAGCATGTGCTAGATAAAATTGATATGATTTTGATTATGTCTGTTAACCCTGGTTTTGGTGGTCAGGCATTCATCCCTCAAGCACTTGAAAAGTTGAGAGCGGCTCGCAAACTGATTGATGAATCAGGTCGTGATATTCGCTTGGAAATTGATGGTGGTGTTAAGGTTGAAAACATTGCTGAAGTTGCAGCAGCTGGTTGTGATACGTTTGTATCAGGTTCTGGTATCTTTGGTAAAGCAAATGCTTCTGATGCGAACCGTTACGATACAGTGATCGCGCAGATGCGCGAAGAGCTAGCTAAGGCTTAA
- a CDS encoding phosphoglycolate phosphatase, protein MSIEKIKPGFVLIDLDGTLIDSVPDLAYCVDEMMKQLGMPVRGEEAVRDWVGNGVQRLTERALINSVEGMPDQNLMDKAYPIFLELYKENTSQRSCVYEGVVEGIEWMKAQGYRVACVTNKAEAFTVPLLKDKGLYDHFEVVVSGDTCAEKKPHPMPLLFAAEQLGVAPENALMIGDSRSDVKAARAAGFHIFCMTYGYNHGEDIRDYTPDAVMDSFMELPNYLEAAN, encoded by the coding sequence ATGTCGATTGAAAAAATTAAACCCGGATTTGTATTGATTGATTTGGATGGTACGCTTATCGATAGCGTGCCGGACTTGGCTTACTGTGTTGATGAAATGATGAAGCAACTTGGTATGCCTGTTCGCGGTGAAGAAGCGGTTAGAGACTGGGTTGGTAATGGCGTTCAGCGTTTGACTGAAAGAGCCTTGATTAACTCAGTTGAAGGGATGCCTGATCAAAACTTGATGGATAAAGCATATCCAATTTTCCTAGAATTGTATAAAGAAAATACTTCACAACGTTCATGTGTTTATGAAGGTGTTGTTGAAGGTATCGAATGGATGAAGGCTCAGGGTTACCGTGTTGCTTGCGTTACCAATAAGGCTGAAGCCTTTACTGTTCCATTGCTAAAAGATAAAGGTCTTTATGATCATTTTGAAGTGGTCGTTTCCGGCGATACTTGTGCTGAGAAAAAACCACACCCAATGCCGTTATTATTCGCGGCAGAACAATTAGGCGTTGCGCCTGAAAATGCTTTGATGATCGGCGATTCTCGCTCTGATGTTAAAGCGGCTAGAGCAGCAGGATTCCATATTTTCTGTATGACTTATGGGTACAATCATGGTGAAGATATCCGTGACTACACCCCTGATGCAGTGATGGATTCCTTTATGGAATTGCCGAACTATTTAGAAGCGGCAAACTGA